GTTCTGATTCTGGTTGTTCTGATTATTCCGGTTGTTGAACCGGCCACCTCCTTTCTTACCACCCTGGTTCTGGTTATTGCGGTTCTGATTTTGGTTGCCCTTGTTCGGACCACCACCGCCGCCACCttggttttggttttggttttgattGCCCTGCTGCTGGCCTCCTTGAGGACCGCCCTGGTTATTCTGCTGCCGCTGGGGCAACGGGTTGCCATTCACTTCCGGTTTAGCGACTTCCATGTTTCAAACACCGGCTTTCAACACAAATTCGATCACCACTTTCCACCGAATCACACACGCTCACGGTAACCTCAACCTATTCACTTCACTTCAGATTCAAAGTAGAAAACTAGAGGGACAAACTTGCGACAACGTCCACCACAGCCTACGGTCGAAAGCAGAATGGATCGATCAAGCCGAGCTGCATTCAAAAGTCTCCACAGATCTAGTACTACCTAGAACTAGCGGTAAAACTGCGGTAAAAGTTATGTCTGTTCAATCAATtctagtcgaaacgggtcgaaacaagtatactcagaaaaatactattatacatgccataagattctcttatgaagtagcgccataagaaaaatcattgaaattcataagattctcttatgacgcgaatgaattctgaaatgAACACTAACTTCAATGAGCAgtttttgcttttcataagaggatcTTATGGAAACATGAAATGTCAcgtataatgataaaaattcatgttatttgttgtttactatttatttttcgtcaaattcgTTTGAAATAACATCATGAATGCACTATGCTCACCGTCAGAAGTAAATCGACACCCAGTTCCAATAAAGTTTTTTGGCGCATCCGGTTCTTTGCGCCTTGGCCTTGCGCTTTTTGCCGATCAgtatgctgaaaagtaaaccaaATATGTATTTTGAGTTCgcaaatatattcaacgttagcaaaaattgaaacttaaacTAAAACTTACCATTTAAAATACCACAATCACATTCAACTATGCACTAAGGAAGACATATAATTTATCAAGAGTTCTTTGgctttcgatgaaaaaaactgaaggaatgaatgaatttgttcattttattttcgcAATGCCgtatcttctatttttcataagatgttcctatgaaacttgatagaatttcataagactcttatgaaaaccaattttgcactctaaaaagtggttcataagacgcatcttatgaacattatgtctgttcaatcaactctagtcgaaacgggtcgaaacaagtagaaatggattgacaatgtctgttcaatcaactctagtcgaaacgggtcgaaacaagtagaaatggattgacagttgatcacctgtctctttccaattgacttcgaccgatttctaccaagtcgaaactaatcctgctgccgagctggattggtttcgactagtttcaactcgctccattgaacaacgacccgacttgtttcgaccaaaacattggctcgttgaacatctatcagttgacagtaaccagttgaaaccgatttttactagcgattgaacgaagctacagttgatcacctgtctctttccaattgacttcgaccgatttctaccaagtcgaaactaatcctgctgccgagctggattggtttcgactagtttcaactcgctccattgaacaacgacccgacttgtttcgaccaaaacattggctcgttgaacatctatcagttgacagaaaccagttgaaaccgatttttactagcgattgaacgaagctattataatagcttcgttcaatcgctagtaaaaatcggtttcaactggtttctgtcaactgatagatgttcaacgagccaatgttttggtcgaaacaagtcgggtcgttgttcaatggagcgagttgaaactagtcgaaaccaatccagctcggcagcaggattagtttcgacttggtagaaatcggtcgaagtcaattggaaagagacaggtgatcaactgtcaatccatttctacttgtttcgacccgtttcgactagagttgattgaacagacataataagaatttgcctgagtgtagaaatggattgacagttgatcacctgtctctttccaattgacttcgaccgatttctaccaagtcgaaactaatcctgctgccgagctggattggtttcgactagtttcaactcgctccattgaacaacgacccgacttgtttcgaccaaaacattggctcgttgaacatctatcagttgacagaaaccagttgaaaccgatttttactagcGATTGAACGAAGCTGTTGACACTTTTTGGTGCTGCCCGATGCGAAATTCGGACGGATACCGTTGTGTACTAAAATCTGGTGCACTAagctaaaataattttcaaaatttatagacTTGTTtgccaaaacaatttttgagttttttcttaaatataaatttaattgaggCAGTTTTATTTGATGCATGAACTTCTTTCAATGGGTAAAGCTATTGCTGATGaagtaaaatgtttttatttttattcaaataacacaactgaacagcatgaagaatgatttttttactaaGTGCAGGAGTACGATGGTGATTgattttgtcaaacaaaaaaattaaaaacagtgtttttttgaaaacacttattaaaaaaattgttatctgaaactttaatttttccatACTCGAGTATGTTATAGACGATCGTCTATTGATGATATAATCGAAGCTCAGGCCGCCAAGCGCGAAAGGCAGAGTGATCAAAACGATCATGTTATGGATCAAAATGCATGGGATTTTTAGCTATTTTAGGTGTAATGATCTACGTACTTGAAGATTGACTTTGACAATGAAACATTAATGAACCTAAGCATTACAACAGTAATTTTAGTTGCAAATTAACATTTTGTACCTGTTTGCCAGGAAAGTTGACATTAATTCGTCAATTTTAGCTTTCTCTACAGTGTATAATTCGGGTATTTTAgacaaatttttgagttttaaacttGCTAAGTGTTAAAACtgtcgacttttaaaaatataaattatttttttttagatgtaCGTTCTCTAAACGAAAGGCCTTTAAAGCAGTTCAGCATAAAATTTTAGTACAACCCGTGTAAATGTCGAAAGAGTGCTAAAAATAAATATACCAAACCTACATCTTCAAACAGGCTTAAGCGAGAAATGTTAATGTAACTTTAAACCATGTTTTAAACTACTCAAATCGATTTCATAACTGCAATTTAATTGAATCATAATTAAACTTTGATTTCAAGGAATTTATTCTCAACTGGTAACCCTTAGGACTCTTTGAGAATTTGtgcttgatttttcatcaaagaaACTGATTGACCCTTTCGTCACTCAAAAAGTATTATTTGCTTCAAAAGGTATAAGGGGGCTTTCCTCATGTTTTCATTAACAACATTACACCGTGCTCTGGTGGGACCACATTAGCCTGAAGAAGAAGGGGTAGCATTCGTTTTGGTTATCCCGATCCGTTGAGTCGCGGAAAACTGTGATCCCGATGAGACATACAAAGTTTTCCCTGGTAAttggctgttgctgctgctagtAGTCGTGTAGGAGAAACGGTAGGTGTTTGGTTGTGCTTCGTTACTGGAtggtttttttcctttcttttctattttaacCGAGTTTCGTGATACTGCAGGATAAGTTCTACGAATTGGAGTCGTAACCGAGAGTTTGCAAACGAGGTAACCCCATCGTTCCCGGAACGCAGAGCGCTCTGGTCTAAACAAGGAAGTCGGAAACCATGGGCAATCCTAGTCTGACGTACGAAATCCTACTCTATCTGAATTCGTTCTATTTTGGGCTGTTTGCCGCGTGTGAGCTGGGAATGATGACATTGAAGGCCGTAAATCTTCAATACCCCCAGCAGATCCTACTCCGGGAGATAATCATCCTGGTGGCGCTCTGTGTGATTGAAACGGTGCGCATCATCCTCGGCCGAAAGGGCAGCCTCAGCGATCACGGTAAGCTTCCTGATTATAATCTTCTGATGATGTCTCGGGTTTGGTTTTCATCCCCCCAAAGCAGGGACAATCTTAAGTGTGTGAatctaaaaagactaaaaaaaggtGTGGGTGGGTGTAGTATGATGGTGGTAAGGAGAATGCCCTGATTTTGTTGCGAATAATTGTGCCATGCTGCGATTTAGGGGGATAAAAAAGGGCACAAGTGACGCACGACATCAGTGTAACGCGAAAAAGAAGGtgttatgaatttataaatagTTCGTACTGCTTCGCTTTCTCCTAATATtaccaatttacaaaattaagaaTGGGTTTGTCACTCGGTGTCGGAAGTGTGAGAACAATCATgttagaaaatgaaaatacCACCGTGAGAGAAAACTTCTGTACACTCTGCGTATATAGGTACGTGATGAAACAGTGTTGATTTACGATGGGGGGAATCAATCAGTACGGTACGGGCGCATTGGTGCTGACTTAATACAGTATGAACATGTTATGTGGTAGTAAACGCGAGACTATCTACTTCTTGCTGCCGGTGAAAGCTATTGTGGATGGCCATTTCCCCCCGaggattaaaaatgttttactgtTTATTTGCGGTATGTTTGCATTTTTCACACACCGTGACATCAGGCAGATGGACtactgaaaacaaaatttcacttcttacattatataacaaaaaatgtttggaagTCCAGTTTTCGAAGGTCGTAGTACTCGTATAGTTAATAttctttcctttcttttttttacgttGATAGCTACATAAACccttcataatttaaaaaaagttcttctcTATTCATTTTAACAACAAATTGACCTGCCGAAATCAACTTTCTCCGGTTTCGGTCGAAGTTATTTTTTACTGCAAAACTTGGCGCACCAAGTGATGTATCCCTTTGTTGGTGGTTTACTCGTTGTTagcaacattttgatttttgtttgtcaCATCTGGAAAAGCgataaaatattgatattttatcgatatTCGTTTCGAATGGCTGACACATGTTTTTGATACAACGGAGtaattgaatacaaaaaatcGTTCTCAAGACGGCTGTACCGTTTACCGAAACAttcgggaaaaaaaattgacgaacTTTGTATTAATAagacaaaataatcaaatttgtgaaaatgctattttttttaatttactgaaAGATTTATTGCAAAGTTTAGCATTAAAAGCGTGTAAACATGATTTCATTAGGATTTTATTAGTTTTGCTAGTGATAATCAGATGGCGTCCCGTAGAAAACAGCTTTACAACTCTCCATAGTTCTAAAATTTACTGGAGACTTTTCGGATGTGTCTTTTGCTTAAATACAGCAGCGACGTGCAGCGTCTAGTTTCAGTACTAACATACGTGTCCCGgatgtttgatgttttattgatcgattaaaattaattaattttcgatTTTGCATCT
This sequence is a window from Uranotaenia lowii strain MFRU-FL chromosome 3, ASM2978415v1, whole genome shotgun sequence. Protein-coding genes within it:
- the LOC129751694 gene encoding transmembrane protein 216-like, producing MGNPSLTYEILLYLNSFYFGLFAACELGMMTLKAVNLQYPQQILLREIIILVALCVIETVRIILGRKGSLSDHGWQVILSVFLTIPCAMGVSYLLFYQLHRLRLEYILCALMLSLQTAELMFAILFVFSLCRPTSYD